The Halarchaeum grantii genome includes a window with the following:
- a CDS encoding zinc-dependent alcohol dehydrogenase family protein: MKAAVYHGERDVRVEEVPDPEIEESTDAVVRITHTAVCGSDLWFYRGESDYPTPGRTGHEPMGVVEEVGDDVTSVRPGDRVLAPFAISCGECEFCRKGLYTSCVEEKGWAGEHDGAQGEKVRAPFADGTLVRVPERYADDEDVLESLLPLTDVMCTGHHAAVSAGVGPGDTAVVVGDGAVGLCGVLAADRLGAERIVAMGHHEDRLEIAEEFGATETVAARGEEAVERATELTYGGANHVLECVGAESSMDTAFDVARPGGTVGFVGVPEGVDEAAFLEKAFRKNVGLEGGVAPVRKYVDDLMADVLQGTLDPSPIFTKTVDLEGIPEGYRAMDERDAVKVLVKV, translated from the coding sequence ATGAAGGCCGCTGTCTACCACGGCGAACGCGACGTCCGCGTCGAGGAAGTTCCCGACCCCGAGATCGAGGAGTCGACGGACGCCGTCGTCCGCATCACGCACACCGCCGTCTGTGGCTCCGACCTCTGGTTCTATCGCGGCGAGAGCGACTACCCGACGCCCGGGCGCACCGGCCACGAGCCGATGGGCGTCGTCGAGGAGGTCGGCGACGACGTGACGAGCGTCCGCCCGGGCGACCGCGTGCTCGCGCCGTTCGCCATCTCCTGTGGCGAGTGCGAGTTCTGCCGGAAGGGCCTCTACACCTCCTGCGTCGAGGAGAAGGGCTGGGCGGGCGAGCACGACGGCGCGCAGGGCGAGAAGGTGCGCGCGCCGTTCGCGGACGGCACGCTCGTGCGCGTCCCCGAGCGCTACGCGGACGACGAGGACGTGCTGGAGTCGCTCCTCCCGCTGACGGACGTCATGTGTACGGGTCACCACGCGGCTGTGAGCGCGGGCGTCGGCCCCGGCGACACCGCCGTCGTCGTCGGCGACGGCGCGGTCGGGCTCTGTGGCGTGCTCGCCGCGGACCGCCTCGGCGCCGAGCGGATCGTCGCGATGGGCCACCACGAGGACAGGCTGGAGATCGCCGAGGAGTTCGGCGCGACGGAGACCGTCGCGGCGCGCGGCGAGGAGGCGGTCGAGCGCGCGACGGAGCTGACGTACGGCGGCGCGAACCACGTCCTCGAGTGCGTGGGCGCGGAGTCCTCGATGGATACCGCCTTCGACGTCGCGCGACCCGGCGGGACCGTCGGGTTCGTCGGCGTCCCCGAGGGCGTCGACGAGGCGGCGTTCCTCGAGAAGGCCTTCCGGAAGAACGTCGGCCTCGAGGGCGGCGTCGCCCCCGTCCGAAAGTACGTCGACGACCTCATGGCGGACGTCCTGCAGGGGACGCTCGACCCGTCGCCCATCTTCACGAAGACCGTCGACTTGGAGGGTATCCCCGAGGGCTATCGCGCGATGGACGAGCGCGACGCCGTGAAGGTCCTCGTGAAGGTCTGA
- a CDS encoding tyrosine-type recombinase/integrase: MSAEEAVDVEDPVGYFLEDMGYHGKHERTRAAYERVLRAFEAFLDSRGVAGPRAADRRACLAWVASLREEYAESTVATYASYCNRFYSYMTQVGAFDANPMTLVVEEMDETIDADPTRREVTVARMREFVAGIRHPLDRAVVLVLLKTGLRVGELCNLDLRDVALAHAGVREAYPDLGTRGRLDGRPDTLFVDPDVSAGEAANGEVRSASNKRKRVTLVPVDDELRRALARWLAIRPDARSEADPLFCSTSGSWGARLTPEMVRKTVETYARDAGWYRTGGGAAENVTPHYFRHFFTTHLRDRTGDRGVVKYLRGDVADDVIDTYTHNWGDRVRDVYLANVYDLL, from the coding sequence ATGAGCGCGGAGGAGGCCGTGGACGTCGAGGACCCCGTGGGGTATTTCCTCGAGGACATGGGCTATCACGGCAAGCACGAGCGGACGCGTGCGGCCTACGAGCGCGTCCTCCGTGCGTTCGAGGCGTTCCTCGATTCGCGCGGCGTCGCGGGACCGCGCGCGGCCGACAGGCGGGCGTGTCTCGCGTGGGTGGCGTCGCTGCGCGAGGAGTACGCCGAATCGACGGTCGCCACGTACGCCTCCTACTGCAACCGCTTCTACTCGTATATGACGCAGGTCGGCGCGTTCGACGCGAACCCGATGACGCTCGTCGTCGAGGAGATGGACGAGACCATCGACGCCGACCCGACGCGGCGGGAGGTGACGGTCGCGCGGATGCGCGAGTTCGTCGCGGGAATCCGCCACCCGCTCGACCGCGCGGTCGTATTGGTGCTCCTGAAGACCGGGCTCAGGGTGGGCGAGCTCTGCAACCTCGACCTCCGAGACGTCGCGCTCGCTCACGCGGGCGTCCGCGAGGCGTACCCCGACCTCGGGACGCGCGGGCGTCTCGACGGCCGCCCGGACACGCTCTTCGTCGACCCCGACGTCTCGGCGGGCGAGGCGGCGAACGGCGAGGTCCGTTCGGCGTCGAACAAGCGCAAGCGGGTGACGCTCGTGCCCGTGGACGACGAGCTTCGGCGCGCGCTCGCGCGCTGGCTGGCGATCCGGCCGGACGCGCGCTCCGAGGCGGACCCGCTCTTCTGCTCGACGAGCGGTTCGTGGGGGGCGCGACTCACGCCGGAGATGGTGCGCAAGACCGTCGAGACGTACGCGCGCGACGCCGGCTGGTACCGGACCGGCGGGGGGGCGGCGGAGAACGTCACGCCCCACTACTTCCGGCACTTCTTCACGACGCATCTGCGGGACAGAACGGGCGATAGAGGCGTCGTGAAGTACCTCCGTGGGGACGTCGCGGACGACGTCATCGACACGTACACGCACAACTGGGGGGACCGCGTGCGCGACGTCTACCTCGCGAACGTCTACGACCTCCTCTAG
- a CDS encoding Gfo/Idh/MocA family protein yields the protein MSAELSVGILGYKFMGKAHANALQRLPTFFPDAPETSLDVVCGRDEDAASEAAERLGFDRVVTDWADAIDQVDVFYNLGPNSVHVEPSVYALENDVHVLCEKPLAPTLEGAERMAEAAAESDAVAATAFNYRFVPAIQYAKNLIEAGELGEIRHVRANYLQDWLSDPEAPWTWRMDADTAGSGALGDLGAHSIDLARFLVDDLTSVSGHLQTFVDERPVPGEDETRPVTVDDAYSAQVEFANGAMGTFEATRYANGRKNANTIEINGSKGSVKFDLERLNELDVLLEDDRGFQRVLVTDEDDPYVEHWWPPGHVLGWEHTFVHENYEFLSAAAAGETDYAPGFVEGLGVQRALDAIERSDAKREWVDV from the coding sequence ATGAGTGCGGAACTCTCCGTCGGGATTCTGGGCTACAAGTTCATGGGGAAGGCACACGCGAACGCCCTCCAGCGCCTCCCGACGTTCTTCCCGGACGCCCCCGAGACGTCGCTCGACGTCGTCTGCGGCCGCGACGAGGACGCCGCGAGCGAGGCCGCCGAGCGCCTCGGCTTCGACCGCGTCGTCACGGACTGGGCGGACGCCATCGACCAAGTGGACGTCTTCTACAACCTCGGCCCGAACAGCGTCCACGTCGAGCCGTCCGTCTACGCCTTGGAGAACGACGTGCACGTCCTCTGTGAGAAGCCGCTCGCGCCGACGCTCGAGGGCGCCGAACGCATGGCCGAAGCCGCCGCCGAGAGCGACGCCGTCGCCGCGACGGCGTTCAACTATCGCTTCGTGCCCGCCATCCAGTACGCGAAGAACCTCATCGAGGCGGGCGAGCTCGGGGAGATTCGCCACGTCCGCGCGAACTACCTGCAGGACTGGCTGAGCGACCCGGAGGCGCCGTGGACGTGGCGCATGGACGCCGACACGGCGGGGAGCGGCGCGCTCGGCGACCTCGGCGCGCACAGCATCGACCTCGCGCGCTTCCTCGTGGACGACCTCACGAGCGTCTCCGGGCACCTGCAGACGTTCGTCGACGAGCGCCCCGTCCCGGGCGAGGACGAGACGCGGCCCGTCACCGTCGACGACGCCTACAGCGCGCAGGTCGAGTTCGCGAACGGCGCGATGGGCACCTTCGAGGCGACGCGGTACGCGAACGGCCGGAAGAACGCGAACACCATCGAAATCAACGGCTCGAAGGGCTCCGTGAAGTTCGACCTCGAGCGCCTGAACGAGCTCGACGTCCTCCTCGAGGACGACCGGGGCTTCCAGCGCGTGCTCGTCACCGACGAGGACGACCCCTACGTCGAGCACTGGTGGCCGCCCGGCCACGTCCTCGGGTGGGAGCACACGTTCGTCCACGAGAACTACGAGTTCCTCTCGGCGGCCGCCGCCGGCGAGACGGACTACGCGCCCGGGTTCGTGGAGGGGCTCGGCGTCCAGCGCGCCCTCGACGCCATCGAGCGCAGCGACGCGAAGCGCGAGTGGGTCGACGTCTGA
- a CDS encoding beta-glucosidase — protein MSERSVRDLVDELTLEETVALTHGASDPSDRATGYVRGIERLDVPPLRMVDGPLGVRVPGEEATAFPAPLALAATFDTDLAETHGAALGRETNGMDADALLGPGTNLIRVPQNGRNFEYFSEDPVHSAAFAAAVTRGIESEDVVATPKHYVANSQERYRASVSADVSERALRELYLPSFRAAVDAGAGSVMTAYNGVNGTRMSDHARLLRNVLKGEWGFEGYVVSDWFGTEDAAAAANGGLDVEMPGVPMGEMLPGDADAEDGPVEMPEELARGMPDAASCERFAEVLAERVRDGTVPDARLDDMAERVLRQLADIGRLDGSRTEGAVDTPEHRRLARRVAERATVLLKNDGVLPLADDAAVALVGPNVDAAVLGGGGSSETTPVVQSTPADAVTSRADGPVSVAYGLPPVEAVSMFDLLEGADEETADASTRDPEMADALAAAAEADVAVVCVRDTATEAMDRESLRLPGRQDDLVEAVADATDRTVVVVNSSGPVELPWRDDVDAVVENWYPGQAHGDALAAVLYGDADPSGRLPVTFAPESAYPTSGDERRYPGEDGVVHYDEGVFVGYRHLDREGVEPTYPFGHGESYADYEYVDADLADGTVHVTVENASECDGREVVQLYVEPPEDGEVERPPRELAGFASVEVPAGERVEASVDLAEHAFDVYDEGAGWTTPPGEYALVVGRSSRDARLELAATR, from the coding sequence ATGAGCGAGCGCTCCGTCCGCGACCTCGTCGACGAACTGACGCTCGAGGAGACAGTCGCGCTGACGCACGGCGCGAGCGACCCGTCGGACCGCGCGACGGGCTACGTTCGGGGTATCGAACGCCTCGACGTGCCCCCGCTTCGGATGGTGGACGGCCCGCTCGGCGTGCGCGTCCCCGGCGAGGAGGCGACGGCGTTCCCCGCGCCGCTCGCGCTCGCCGCGACGTTCGACACCGACCTCGCGGAGACGCACGGCGCGGCGCTCGGCCGTGAGACGAACGGCATGGACGCCGACGCCCTCCTCGGTCCGGGGACGAACCTGATTCGCGTCCCGCAGAACGGCCGGAACTTCGAGTACTTCAGCGAGGACCCCGTGCACTCGGCGGCGTTCGCCGCCGCCGTCACGCGCGGCATCGAGTCCGAGGACGTCGTCGCGACGCCGAAGCACTACGTCGCGAACAGTCAGGAGCGCTATCGGGCGTCGGTCAGCGCCGACGTCTCCGAGCGCGCGCTCCGCGAACTCTACTTGCCGTCGTTTCGCGCAGCCGTCGACGCCGGCGCGGGGTCGGTCATGACCGCGTACAACGGCGTGAACGGCACGCGGATGAGCGACCACGCGCGCCTCCTCCGGAACGTCCTGAAGGGCGAGTGGGGCTTCGAGGGCTACGTCGTCTCCGACTGGTTCGGCACCGAGGACGCGGCGGCCGCCGCGAACGGCGGCCTCGACGTCGAGATGCCGGGCGTCCCGATGGGCGAGATGCTGCCCGGCGACGCGGACGCCGAGGACGGCCCCGTGGAGATGCCCGAGGAGCTCGCGCGCGGCATGCCGGACGCCGCGTCCTGTGAGCGCTTCGCCGAGGTGCTCGCCGAGCGGGTCCGCGACGGCACGGTCCCCGACGCGCGCCTCGACGACATGGCCGAGCGCGTCCTCCGACAGCTGGCGGACATCGGCCGCCTCGACGGCTCTCGAACGGAGGGGGCGGTGGACACGCCCGAGCACCGCCGGCTCGCACGGCGCGTCGCCGAGCGCGCGACCGTCCTCCTGAAGAACGACGGCGTCCTCCCGCTCGCGGACGACGCGGCCGTCGCGCTCGTCGGTCCGAACGTCGACGCGGCCGTCCTCGGGGGCGGCGGCTCCTCGGAGACGACCCCCGTCGTGCAGTCCACGCCGGCGGACGCCGTGACGTCGCGCGCGGACGGCCCCGTCAGCGTCGCGTACGGTCTGCCGCCCGTCGAGGCCGTCTCGATGTTCGACCTGCTGGAGGGCGCCGACGAGGAGACGGCGGACGCCTCGACCCGCGACCCCGAGATGGCGGACGCGCTCGCGGCGGCCGCCGAGGCCGACGTCGCGGTCGTCTGCGTGCGCGACACCGCGACGGAGGCGATGGACCGCGAGAGCCTCCGCCTCCCGGGACGACAGGACGACCTCGTCGAGGCGGTGGCGGACGCCACCGACAGGACCGTCGTCGTCGTCAACTCCAGCGGGCCGGTCGAACTCCCGTGGCGCGACGACGTCGACGCCGTCGTCGAGAACTGGTATCCGGGGCAGGCGCACGGCGACGCGCTCGCCGCCGTCCTCTACGGCGACGCCGACCCGTCGGGCCGCCTCCCGGTGACGTTCGCGCCCGAGTCGGCGTATCCGACGAGCGGGGACGAGCGGCGCTATCCCGGCGAGGACGGCGTCGTCCACTACGACGAGGGAGTCTTCGTCGGCTACCGCCACCTCGACCGCGAGGGGGTCGAGCCGACGTACCCGTTCGGGCACGGGGAGTCCTACGCCGACTACGAGTACGTCGACGCCGACCTCGCGGACGGGACCGTCCACGTCACCGTGGAGAACGCGTCGGAGTGCGACGGCCGCGAGGTCGTCCAACTGTACGTCGAGCCCCCCGAGGACGGGGAGGTCGAGCGCCCGCCGCGCGAGCTCGCCGGGTTCGCGAGCGTCGAGGTGCCCGCGGGCGAGCGCGTCGAGGCCTCGGTCGACCTCGCCGAACACGCCTTCGACGTCTACGACGAGGGCGCGGGCTGGACGACGCCGCCGGGCGAGTACGCGCTCGTCGTCGGGCGGTCGTCGCGCGACGCCCGCCTCGAACTCGCGGCGACGCGCTGA
- the gfo6 gene encoding D-xylose 1-dehydrogenase Gfo6: MTDLHAYLDEFRARDWQEASAEDGTVRFAMVGVGWWVTEQAAPAVAASELCETTVLVSRGKEKAESAAEDLDVEHGLSSEEFRDGAASDAYDAVYVCTPNAAHLETVEAAAGLDKPVLCEKPMEADVERAEAMVEVCEAADVPLMVAYRMQTDPAIRRARDLVQAGAIGDVTHVHGHMSQRLLADVNPNPEQWRLNPDLAGPGASVTDLGVYPLNTTRFIVDADPLDVQSMLYSEHDAFGDVPDERAAFTARFPDGVLASFSASQRAHETGFLRIIGTEGELELDPAFFNRHDAGFTLTRGTQTVDVDFDAVDQMEEEFDYFADRLLTGRDIYPDGEHGVVDIRAIEAVLEGETATRDL, from the coding sequence ATGACCGACCTCCACGCCTACCTCGACGAGTTCCGCGCGCGCGACTGGCAGGAGGCGAGCGCCGAGGACGGCACGGTCCGCTTCGCGATGGTCGGCGTCGGCTGGTGGGTGACCGAGCAGGCCGCGCCCGCCGTCGCCGCGAGCGAGCTCTGTGAGACCACCGTCCTCGTCTCGCGCGGGAAGGAGAAGGCCGAATCGGCCGCCGAGGACCTCGACGTCGAGCACGGCCTCTCCAGCGAGGAGTTCCGCGACGGGGCGGCCAGCGACGCCTACGACGCCGTCTACGTCTGCACGCCGAACGCCGCGCACCTCGAGACCGTCGAGGCCGCCGCCGGGCTCGACAAGCCCGTGCTCTGCGAGAAGCCGATGGAGGCCGACGTCGAACGCGCCGAGGCGATGGTCGAGGTCTGCGAGGCGGCCGACGTCCCGCTGATGGTCGCCTACCGGATGCAGACCGACCCCGCGATCCGGCGCGCGCGCGACCTCGTGCAGGCGGGCGCCATCGGCGACGTGACGCACGTCCACGGCCACATGAGCCAGCGTCTCCTCGCGGACGTCAACCCGAACCCGGAGCAGTGGCGGCTCAATCCCGACCTCGCCGGCCCCGGCGCCTCGGTCACCGACCTCGGCGTCTACCCGCTGAACACGACGCGCTTCATCGTCGACGCCGACCCGCTCGACGTACAGTCGATGCTCTACAGCGAGCACGACGCCTTCGGGGACGTTCCCGACGAACGCGCGGCGTTCACCGCGCGCTTCCCGGACGGCGTTCTCGCGTCGTTCTCGGCCTCACAGCGGGCCCACGAGACCGGCTTCCTCCGCATCATCGGCACCGAGGGCGAGCTCGAACTCGACCCCGCGTTCTTCAACCGCCACGACGCGGGCTTCACGCTCACGCGCGGGACCCAAACCGTCGACGTCGACTTCGACGCCGTCGACCAGATGGAGGAGGAGTTCGACTACTTCGCGGACCGCCTCCTCACCGGGCGCGACATCTACCCGGACGGCGAGCACGGCGTCGTCGACATCCGGGCCATCGAGGCCGTCCTTGAGGGCGAGACGGCGACGCGCGACCTCTAG
- a CDS encoding sugar phosphate isomerase/epimerase family protein, with translation MDIGVLTVPLGDQPLEEALDYLADLGVGAVEIGTGGFVGDDHADRAALLDDADARADVREAVESRDLRISALATHNNPLHPDEERAARADTELREAIELAAELDVDTVTTFSGLPGGSPDASVPNWITAPWPPEHADALDYQWEEVAIPYWRDLAEYADERGVNVALEMHPNMLVYEPESLLALREATNERIGANFDPSHLYWQGIDVVEAIRFLGERDAIHHFHAKDTKVYEANARTKGVLDTTSYADVADRSWLFRSIGYGHGEEHWKDVVSTLRMVGYEGALSIEHEDALTSGREGLEKAVDVLQRAVFETQPGEAYWA, from the coding sequence ATGGATATCGGTGTACTCACCGTCCCCCTCGGGGACCAACCGCTCGAAGAAGCCCTCGACTATCTCGCCGACCTCGGCGTCGGCGCCGTCGAGATCGGGACCGGCGGGTTCGTCGGCGACGACCACGCGGACCGCGCGGCCCTCCTCGACGACGCGGACGCACGCGCCGACGTCCGTGAGGCCGTCGAGAGCCGCGACCTCCGCATCTCCGCGCTCGCGACGCACAACAATCCGCTCCACCCGGACGAGGAGCGCGCCGCGCGCGCCGACACGGAGCTCCGCGAGGCCATCGAGCTCGCCGCCGAACTCGACGTCGATACCGTCACGACGTTCTCCGGGCTCCCCGGCGGGAGCCCCGACGCGAGCGTCCCGAACTGGATCACGGCGCCGTGGCCGCCCGAGCACGCCGACGCCCTCGACTACCAGTGGGAGGAGGTCGCGATACCCTACTGGCGCGACCTCGCCGAGTACGCCGACGAGCGCGGCGTGAACGTCGCTCTCGAAATGCATCCGAACATGCTCGTCTACGAGCCCGAGAGCCTGCTCGCGCTCCGCGAGGCGACGAACGAGCGCATCGGCGCGAACTTCGACCCCTCGCACCTCTACTGGCAGGGCATCGACGTCGTTGAGGCCATCCGCTTCCTCGGCGAGCGCGACGCCATCCACCACTTCCACGCGAAGGACACGAAGGTCTACGAGGCCAACGCCCGCACGAAGGGCGTCCTCGACACCACGAGCTACGCGGACGTCGCGGACCGGTCGTGGCTCTTCCGCTCCATCGGATACGGGCACGGCGAGGAGCACTGGAAGGACGTCGTCTCCACGCTCCGCATGGTCGGCTACGAGGGCGCGCTCTCCATCGAGCACGAGGACGCGCTCACCTCCGGCCGCGAGGGCCTCGAGAAGGCCGTCGACGTCCTCCAGCGCGCCGTCTTCGAGACGCAGCCCGGGGAGGCGTACTGGGCATGA
- a CDS encoding response regulator has translation MSTASAPDPSTDDEEPVVMVVDDEERIPEAFAIWLDDDYEVRSATSGEEALEKMDGDVDVVLLDRHMPGLSGDEVLERIRDADYDCRVAMVTGVDPDFDIVEMEFDDYLTKPVGRDDLRSVVERLLSLDEYDRVVTEYFAASKKRAVLESQKPRSALENSDKYDALLADLEGYERELDALLADLDPEEYETLFYELLDE, from the coding sequence ATGAGCACGGCGAGCGCGCCCGACCCCTCGACGGACGACGAGGAGCCGGTCGTCATGGTCGTCGACGACGAGGAGCGCATCCCGGAGGCGTTCGCCATCTGGCTGGACGACGACTACGAGGTGCGGTCGGCGACGAGCGGCGAGGAGGCCCTCGAGAAGATGGACGGGGACGTCGACGTCGTCCTCCTCGACAGACACATGCCGGGGCTGTCGGGCGACGAGGTTCTCGAGCGCATCCGCGATGCCGACTACGACTGCCGCGTCGCGATGGTCACCGGCGTCGATCCGGACTTCGACATCGTCGAGATGGAGTTCGACGACTACCTCACGAAGCCGGTCGGCCGCGACGACCTCCGCTCGGTCGTCGAGCGTCTCCTCTCGCTCGACGAGTACGACCGCGTGGTCACGGAGTACTTCGCCGCGTCGAAGAAGCGCGCCGTCCTCGAGTCACAGAAACCCCGCTCGGCGCTCGAGAACAGCGACAAGTACGACGCACTCCTCGCGGACCTCGAGGGGTACGAGCGCGAACTCGACGCGCTCCTCGCCGACCTCGACCCCGAGGAGTACGAGACGCTCTTCTACGAGCTCCTCGACGAGTAA
- a CDS encoding PAS domain S-box protein, which produces MSSSGPPSDADDSDSTVLDESGNVEPGVLDKEFFEALVENGSDAIVSIDENSRILFANRSVERVFGYEPDELVGEPLTTIMPERFRDAHHEAIARYLETGERTLDWRDVELPAKHADGHEVQLSITFEEHRYDGERVFSGIMRDVTDRVERERELERQNEQLERFASIVSHDLRDPLQTAKADVSILESQYGTDELFDELDTTLDRMDALIDDVLTLAKQGKTIGETAMVALPDVARAAWRTARVETATLDVEADVGNVRADRERLETLLQNLFRNAVQHAGADVTVRVGTLPDGFYVADDGPGFGTETTEDLFEYGYTTDESGTGFGLSIVAEIADAHGWSVSATAGETGGARFEFHGATAGHEVGER; this is translated from the coding sequence ATGTCATCTTCAGGCCCGCCGTCGGACGCCGACGATTCCGACTCGACCGTCCTCGACGAGAGCGGGAACGTGGAACCCGGCGTCCTCGATAAGGAGTTCTTCGAGGCGCTCGTCGAGAACGGCTCCGACGCCATCGTCTCCATCGACGAGAACAGCCGCATCCTCTTCGCCAACCGCTCGGTCGAGCGCGTCTTCGGCTACGAGCCCGACGAGCTCGTCGGGGAGCCGCTGACGACGATTATGCCCGAGCGCTTCCGGGACGCCCACCACGAGGCGATCGCACGCTACCTCGAGACGGGCGAGCGCACGCTCGACTGGCGGGACGTCGAACTCCCCGCGAAGCACGCCGACGGCCACGAGGTCCAGCTCTCCATCACCTTCGAGGAGCACCGTTACGACGGCGAGCGCGTCTTCTCCGGGATCATGCGCGACGTCACCGACCGCGTCGAGCGCGAGCGCGAACTCGAGCGCCAGAACGAGCAGCTCGAGCGCTTCGCGTCCATCGTGAGCCACGACCTGCGCGACCCGCTCCAGACCGCGAAGGCCGACGTCTCCATACTCGAATCCCAGTACGGGACCGACGAACTCTTCGACGAACTGGACACAACGCTCGACCGGATGGACGCGCTCATCGACGACGTGTTGACGCTCGCGAAACAGGGGAAGACGATCGGCGAAACCGCGATGGTCGCGCTCCCCGACGTCGCGCGGGCGGCGTGGCGGACGGCGCGCGTCGAGACGGCGACGCTCGACGTCGAGGCCGACGTCGGGAACGTCCGCGCCGACCGCGAGCGGCTGGAGACGCTCCTCCAGAACCTCTTCCGGAACGCCGTCCAGCACGCTGGCGCGGACGTCACGGTGCGGGTCGGCACGCTCCCCGACGGCTTCTACGTCGCGGACGACGGCCCGGGGTTCGGTACGGAAACGACCGAGGACCTCTTCGAGTACGGCTACACGACCGACGAGTCCGGGACCGGGTTCGGCCTCAGCATCGTCGCGGAGATCGCGGACGCCCACGGGTGGTCCGTGTCGGCGACGGCCGGCGAGACGGGGGGCGCGCGCTTCGAGTTCCACGGCGCTACCGCGGGCCACGAGGTGGGGGAGCGATGA